From Betaproteobacteria bacterium, a single genomic window includes:
- a CDS encoding universal stress protein: protein MFKNILIPTDGSALSRKAIKAGVALARAVGARVTGFYSPEPYEILAYGEYFPPDLMSRAEWDNRSKKTAARFLAAIEKEAQAAGVKYSGLFLDSVTPWEAIVDAAKKKKCDLIFMASHGRTGLSGLLLGSQAAKVLAHSKIPVLVYK, encoded by the coding sequence ATGTTCAAGAATATTCTGATTCCAACCGACGGCTCTGCCCTGTCGAGAAAAGCCATCAAGGCGGGCGTGGCATTGGCCCGGGCGGTCGGCGCCCGGGTTACGGGCTTCTATTCGCCCGAACCATACGAAATCCTGGCTTACGGTGAGTACTTTCCTCCGGACCTGATGTCGCGTGCGGAATGGGACAATCGATCGAAGAAAACCGCTGCACGCTTTCTCGCCGCGATCGAAAAGGAGGCACAGGCCGCGGGGGTAAAGTACAGCGGCCTTTTCCTGGACAGCGTCACGCCCTGGGAAGCCATCGTCGATGCCGCCAAAAAGAAAAAGTGCGACCTGATTTTCATGGCCTCGCACGGCCGCACCGGACTATCCGGGCTGCTGCTCGGCAGCCAGGCTGCTAAAGTCCTCGCGCATTCGAAAATTCCGGTGCTGGTCTACAAATAA
- a CDS encoding DUF2917 domain-containing protein, which yields MKPGPKDSVLELLPAQVLRLRAAVGAAINCDNGTLWVTQEGLARDDFLSAGESLCIVTNGVTLVETIGNTTARLTLRARHASARVISAYQARVAF from the coding sequence ATGAAACCGGGCCCCAAAGATTCCGTCCTCGAACTTCTGCCGGCGCAGGTTCTGCGTCTGCGCGCGGCTGTGGGCGCAGCAATCAACTGTGATAACGGCACGTTGTGGGTGACGCAGGAAGGCCTTGCGCGGGACGATTTTTTATCTGCTGGCGAATCGCTTTGCATTGTCACCAATGGCGTGACGCTGGTGGAGACGATCGGCAACACGACTGCAAGACTGACGCTGCGTGCCCGTCATGCCTCCGCTCGCGTCATCAGTGCATATCAGGCTCGGGTGGCGTTCTAG